A stretch of Candidatus Vicinibacter affinis DNA encodes these proteins:
- the mscL gene encoding large conductance mechanosensitive channel protein MscL: MFKEFKEFALKGNLIDIAVGLVMATAFTGIVTSFVDGMFMPLVAKIFQLGDYKEAKIILDEAVLSAEGKVIKPENAIFYGNFFSAIINFVIIAFFMFSIVKLMNSMKKEEAAAPAGPTSESLLTEIRDLLSKK, translated from the coding sequence ATGTTTAAGGAATTCAAAGAATTTGCGTTAAAGGGAAACCTAATTGATATTGCTGTTGGTTTGGTAATGGCTACTGCCTTTACCGGTATTGTGACATCTTTTGTGGATGGAATGTTTATGCCACTGGTAGCAAAGATTTTTCAATTAGGTGACTATAAAGAGGCAAAAATAATTTTAGATGAAGCTGTATTAAGCGCTGAAGGAAAAGTTATAAAACCTGAGAATGCAATTTTTTATGGTAACTTTTTTTCTGCAATCATTAACTTCGTCATCATTGCATTTTTTATGTTTTCTATTGTTAAGTTGATGAATTCTATGAAAAAAGAAGAAGCTGCTGCCCCTGCAGGCCCCACATCAGAAAGTCTATTGACTGAAATCAGAGACCTGTTATCCAAGAAATAG